A window of the Cystobacter fuscus genome harbors these coding sequences:
- a CDS encoding fatty acid desaturase family protein — protein MSRATADFDPASVDVEGLLADIRALRAEIDASVSEADHSHLRRIERWGRTATVIGLATCWLIPNPLSAAALSLGRSSRWMLMHHMGHRCYDRVPGIPVERTSKEFAKGKRRFLDWFDWMLPEAWVFEHNVLHHSHTGEDADPDVHERNSEGFMRGTGLPLALRYLRLVLLASTWRASYYAPTTLASFRRKRRPDGPLTREEWREVLLRGYAPYIAWNFVLLPALFLPLGTWAAFSALCNSLMAEILSNLHTFMVGGPNHTGEDLYRFDSAPEGKGARYVQQVIGTANYRTGGDLNDFLHLWLNYQIEHHIFPDLSMLQYQRVQPKVLALCHKYGIPYVQESVWTRLRKMVDVAVGKRSMRRLAPKM, from the coding sequence GTGTCCCGCGCCACCGCCGACTTCGATCCCGCGTCCGTGGACGTGGAGGGATTGCTGGCAGACATTCGCGCGCTGCGCGCCGAGATCGACGCCTCCGTCAGTGAGGCGGACCATTCACACCTGCGGCGCATCGAGCGCTGGGGCCGCACGGCCACGGTGATTGGCCTGGCCACGTGCTGGCTGATTCCCAACCCGCTGAGCGCCGCGGCGTTGAGCCTTGGCCGCTCCTCGCGCTGGATGCTGATGCACCATATGGGGCACCGCTGCTATGACCGCGTCCCGGGCATCCCCGTCGAGCGCACGAGCAAGGAGTTCGCCAAGGGCAAGCGCCGCTTCCTCGACTGGTTCGACTGGATGCTCCCCGAAGCCTGGGTGTTCGAGCACAACGTGCTCCACCACTCGCACACCGGCGAGGACGCGGACCCGGACGTGCACGAGCGCAACTCCGAGGGCTTCATGCGAGGCACCGGACTTCCTCTCGCGCTGCGCTACCTCCGGCTCGTGCTGCTCGCGAGCACCTGGCGGGCCAGTTACTACGCTCCAACGACACTGGCCTCGTTCCGGCGCAAGCGCCGCCCGGATGGCCCGCTCACCCGCGAGGAGTGGCGCGAGGTGTTGCTGCGCGGCTACGCGCCCTACATCGCCTGGAACTTCGTCCTGCTGCCCGCGCTCTTCCTGCCGCTGGGCACCTGGGCCGCCTTCAGCGCCCTGTGCAACTCGCTCATGGCCGAGATCCTCTCCAACCTGCACACCTTCATGGTGGGGGGACCCAACCACACCGGCGAGGACCTGTACCGCTTCGACTCCGCACCCGAGGGCAAGGGCGCGCGCTACGTCCAGCAGGTGATCGGCACCGCCAACTACCGCACCGGGGGCGATCTGAACGACTTCCTCCACCTGTGGCTCAACTATCAGATCGAGCACCACATCTTCCCGGACCTGTCGATGCTCCAGTACCAGCGGGTGCAGCCGAAGGTGCTCGCGCTGTGCCACAAGTACGGCATCCCCTATGTGCAGGAGAGTGTCTGGACGCGCTTGCGGAAGATGGTGGACGTCGCGGTGGGCAAGAGATCCATGCGGAGGCTCGCCCCCAAGATGTGA
- a CDS encoding peptidoglycan-binding domain-containing protein — protein sequence MRTRTESRHPSTLSRLPETVFRESPPLARTGRITPQRPAEDATQTRPALEALRGRDGFDAPVRAQATAPVEVATPAAETRTLPSPVTLNLTASVGARGSNQPGDVRQVQDRLQQLGYLSEADHAAEQVDASGTDPISEQAMPQTMDALRRFQREVAGQSDGKISPRGITARALADPTYGTQSTINPGAADDTAGLPVSTLPRPVAQIVEAVEAAETGANAVLGESPALLRNASGTPASFGRGQLIGGTALDVLTRHPDAARHYGLDTQQLQDLGNIAQSTREAYRAISAQIPAGGDTEEGLQRRIAEYTSSEQGADFRTRTGLGDADIANMFRAAQLRAQLPRQANSGETYDTLMNRPDVAANIQALDLSESDVSAYLRRPAIHGENREGFITRALLSSEHGQSLRDAMTDNGGIPMSRLLIQDNYDQVTAQGAQVLGRPLSAREAAQATMLAHNGPSALTPFFESLRQGRPAVVTPYVTQAMANWTP from the coding sequence ATGCGCACGCGAACCGAGTCGCGGCACCCGTCCACGCTCTCGCGCCTCCCGGAGACGGTGTTCCGGGAGTCCCCTCCACTGGCCCGGACCGGGCGCATCACTCCCCAGCGCCCCGCCGAGGACGCGACCCAGACCAGGCCCGCCCTCGAGGCGCTCCGGGGACGGGACGGCTTCGACGCGCCGGTCCGGGCTCAGGCCACGGCCCCCGTGGAGGTCGCGACCCCCGCCGCCGAGACCCGGACCTTGCCCTCCCCGGTCACCCTGAACCTGACGGCCTCGGTGGGCGCCCGGGGCTCCAACCAGCCCGGCGACGTGCGCCAGGTGCAGGATCGGTTGCAGCAACTCGGCTACCTGAGCGAGGCGGATCACGCCGCCGAGCAGGTCGATGCCTCGGGCACGGACCCCATCTCCGAGCAGGCCATGCCGCAAACGATGGACGCCTTGCGCCGCTTCCAGCGCGAGGTGGCGGGGCAGAGCGATGGGAAGATCTCTCCTCGGGGCATCACGGCGCGAGCCCTGGCGGACCCCACGTACGGCACCCAGAGCACCATCAACCCCGGGGCCGCGGACGACACGGCCGGCCTGCCCGTGTCGACGCTCCCGCGTCCCGTCGCGCAGATCGTCGAGGCCGTCGAGGCCGCGGAGACCGGCGCGAATGCCGTCCTCGGCGAGAGCCCGGCGCTGCTGCGCAACGCCTCGGGGACGCCCGCCTCGTTCGGCCGGGGGCAGCTCATCGGAGGCACCGCGCTGGACGTGCTCACCCGGCACCCCGATGCGGCACGCCACTATGGTCTGGACACCCAGCAACTCCAGGACCTGGGGAACATCGCCCAGAGCACCCGCGAGGCCTACAGGGCCATCTCGGCGCAGATCCCCGCCGGGGGGGACACCGAGGAGGGCCTGCAGCGCCGCATCGCCGAGTACACCAGCTCCGAGCAGGGCGCGGACTTCCGGACCCGGACGGGGCTCGGGGACGCGGATATCGCGAACATGTTCCGGGCCGCGCAACTGCGCGCGCAGCTGCCGCGGCAGGCCAACAGCGGGGAGACCTACGATACGCTCATGAACCGCCCCGACGTGGCCGCGAACATCCAGGCGCTCGACCTGAGCGAGTCGGATGTCTCCGCCTACCTTCGCCGGCCCGCCATCCACGGGGAGAACCGCGAGGGCTTCATCACCCGAGCGCTGCTCTCGAGCGAGCATGGACAGTCGCTGCGCGATGCCATGACGGACAATGGTGGCATCCCCATGTCGCGACTGCTCATCCAGGACAACTATGATCAGGTGACCGCGCAGGGCGCGCAGGTGTTGGGGCGTCCGCTCTCCGCGCGCGAGGCCGCGCAGGCGACGATGCTCGCGCACAATGGTCCGAGCGCGCTCACCCCCTTCTTCGAGAGTCTGCGCCAGGGTCGGCCCGCGGTGGTGACGCCCTACGTCACCCAGGCGATGGCGAACTGGACTCCCTGA
- a CDS encoding immunoglobulin-like domain-containing protein has protein sequence MNTLPSSSAINHTQVTVAAGQGIYLVVWVEDGDWPDILGVRVRASDGVQLDATPLRIGASPSVEYLPSVAFDGTHFLVTWMDPIIGPRLRGARVRASDGVVVDPSPLVISPPDPYGLPHETPSVTFDGTNYLVAFSGYYWDPVAEDVKRQIMGVRIRPSNGTYIESGAIAIGDTSGASSLHTASHGGSSLVVWADDDGGVNAARLDAAGQVLDPIPLSISPAVAGKVRVAARQGEFLVLWSEGNTLKARRVRASDGALLDPADIPVGSPVDLPVPNDSWFKAPFDVTYDGQDYRVLWQTTGAHGRRRLMTTRVSPLGTLEPKAEDWLSGFHEDSSLDWVGIAAQAPSQFLVAYTQYDARDVHRNRTYFRLVTENSCTNDVSPPILTCPAHVQLECTYGGLSDTDDVDFSDNCGLWDLGNQPQYYGSPGIFIGSVSARDLSGNTTACFTEWTVVDTLAPYLYLNGPQALTLPLHAPYQEQGARGEDTCDGGYAPWDSGWSRIQISGTVNSHVPGTYPITYSLTDLAGHTTTRTRTVTVLAQ, from the coding sequence GTGAATACCCTCCCGAGTTCCTCCGCGATCAATCACACCCAGGTCACGGTAGCCGCGGGTCAGGGCATCTACCTCGTCGTCTGGGTGGAGGATGGGGATTGGCCGGACATCCTCGGGGTCCGGGTGCGGGCGTCGGACGGTGTGCAGCTGGACGCCACTCCCCTCCGCATCGGCGCGAGCCCCTCGGTCGAGTACCTGCCCTCGGTGGCCTTCGACGGCACCCACTTCCTGGTCACCTGGATGGATCCCATCATCGGACCACGTCTCAGGGGCGCGCGGGTACGGGCCTCGGATGGAGTGGTCGTCGATCCCTCTCCCCTGGTCATCAGCCCACCGGATCCCTACGGCCTGCCCCACGAAACGCCTTCCGTGACCTTCGACGGGACGAACTACCTGGTGGCCTTCTCCGGCTACTACTGGGATCCCGTGGCCGAGGACGTGAAGCGCCAGATCATGGGCGTGCGGATCCGCCCCTCGAACGGGACCTACATCGAGTCGGGAGCCATCGCCATCGGTGACACCTCCGGGGCGTCCTCGCTCCACACCGCTTCCCATGGCGGCAGCAGCCTCGTGGTGTGGGCCGATGACGACGGAGGAGTGAATGCGGCACGCCTCGACGCCGCGGGGCAGGTGCTCGACCCCATTCCCCTGTCCATCTCCCCGGCGGTCGCGGGCAAGGTCCGCGTTGCCGCGCGGCAGGGAGAGTTCCTCGTGCTCTGGAGCGAGGGCAACACGTTGAAGGCCCGGCGGGTACGCGCCTCGGACGGCGCATTGCTCGACCCGGCGGACATCCCCGTGGGCTCTCCGGTCGATCTGCCCGTGCCGAATGACTCCTGGTTCAAGGCTCCCTTCGATGTGACCTACGACGGACAGGACTACCGGGTGCTCTGGCAGACCACGGGTGCTCATGGCCGCCGCAGGTTGATGACCACGCGGGTGTCTCCGCTGGGGACGCTCGAACCCAAGGCGGAGGATTGGCTCTCCGGCTTCCACGAGGACTCGTCACTGGATTGGGTGGGAATCGCCGCCCAGGCGCCTTCCCAATTCCTGGTCGCCTACACCCAGTATGACGCTCGGGACGTGCACCGGAACCGTACCTACTTCCGGCTCGTCACCGAGAACTCGTGCACGAACGATGTCTCCCCGCCCATCCTGACCTGCCCCGCGCACGTGCAGCTGGAATGCACCTACGGCGGCCTGAGCGACACGGACGACGTCGATTTCAGTGACAACTGCGGCCTGTGGGACCTCGGCAATCAGCCCCAGTATTACGGCTCTCCGGGAATCTTCATCGGCTCGGTCTCGGCAAGGGATCTCTCCGGCAACACCACGGCGTGCTTCACGGAGTGGACGGTCGTCGACACCCTCGCGCCCTATTTGTATTTGAATGGTCCGCAGGCACTCACCCTGCCCCTGCACGCCCCCTACCAGGAGCAGGGAGCCCGGGGCGAGGACACGTGTGATGGGGGCTATGCGCCCTGGGACTCCGGCTGGAGCCGGATCCAGATCTCCGGCACGGTCAACAGCCACGTCCCCGGCACCTATCCCATCACCTACAGCCTCACCGATCTCGCGGGCCACACGACCACCCGGACCCGGACGGTGACGGTCCTCGCGCAGTAG
- a CDS encoding amidohydrolase gives MSPPSFRVIPSPRALLATAALLLPAPVLADPLAEQIKAELPGLLTLYRDLHAHPELSLQEKATSARLATEAKKLGFTVTPGVGGHGVVAVLENGPGPVLLVRTDLDGLPVEEATGLPYASQVKAVTREGAQTRVMHACGHDLHMTAWVGTARRLAALKDRWSGTLVMIGQPAEEVGVGARAMLADGLYTRFPKPQFALALHDVADLPAGTVGYSRGHMSANVDSVDILVKGVGGHGASPHTTRDPIVLASRIVGTLQTLVSREIAPQETTVVTVGSFLAGSKHNIIPSEARLQLTVRSYSAETRRHLLEGIARIARGEAIAAGLPEDLMPVVTTKEEEFYPSVFNTGPLTDRLIGAWTRRFGAERVVEVPPTTGGEDFSRYSLSDKSIQSMLFVVGGVPRARWDAAGGDPTKLPSLHSPRWAPDAEPALQTAIEAMTTAALDILAK, from the coding sequence ATGAGCCCTCCTTCCTTCCGTGTGATTCCCTCCCCCCGCGCCCTGCTCGCCACCGCGGCGCTGCTGCTTCCCGCGCCCGTCCTCGCCGATCCGCTCGCGGAGCAGATCAAGGCCGAGCTGCCAGGCCTGCTCACGCTCTACCGCGACCTGCATGCCCATCCCGAACTGAGCCTCCAGGAGAAGGCGACCTCGGCCCGGCTCGCCACGGAGGCGAAGAAGCTCGGCTTCACCGTGACTCCCGGGGTGGGGGGGCATGGCGTGGTGGCGGTGCTCGAGAACGGACCCGGCCCGGTGCTCCTGGTGCGCACGGATCTGGACGGGCTCCCCGTCGAGGAGGCCACGGGGCTGCCCTACGCCAGCCAGGTGAAGGCCGTCACGCGCGAGGGCGCGCAGACGCGGGTGATGCATGCCTGTGGCCACGATCTCCACATGACGGCCTGGGTGGGCACCGCGCGCCGCCTGGCCGCCCTGAAGGATCGCTGGTCCGGCACGCTCGTCATGATCGGACAGCCGGCGGAGGAGGTGGGCGTGGGGGCCCGGGCCATGCTGGCGGACGGGCTCTACACGCGCTTTCCCAAACCCCAGTTCGCGCTCGCCTTGCACGACGTCGCGGATCTTCCCGCGGGCACCGTGGGCTACTCGCGGGGCCACATGTCGGCGAACGTCGACTCCGTCGACATCCTCGTGAAGGGCGTGGGAGGCCATGGTGCCTCGCCCCATACGACGAGGGATCCCATCGTCCTCGCCTCGCGCATCGTCGGGACGCTCCAGACACTCGTCAGCCGGGAGATCGCACCCCAGGAGACGACGGTGGTGACCGTGGGCAGCTTCCTCGCGGGGAGCAAACACAACATCATCCCCAGCGAGGCCCGGCTCCAGCTCACCGTGCGCAGCTACTCGGCGGAGACGCGCCGCCATCTGCTCGAGGGCATCGCCCGGATCGCGCGCGGCGAGGCCATCGCCGCCGGCCTCCCCGAGGACCTCATGCCCGTCGTGACGACGAAGGAAGAGGAGTTCTATCCCTCCGTTTTCAACACCGGGCCCCTGACGGACCGGCTCATCGGCGCCTGGACCCGGCGCTTCGGCGCGGAGCGAGTGGTGGAGGTGCCACCCACCACCGGAGGGGAGGACTTCAGCCGCTATTCCCTGTCCGACAAGTCCATCCAGAGCATGCTCTTCGTGGTGGGCGGCGTCCCGCGGGCCCGGTGGGACGCGGCCGGAGGAGACCCCACGAAGCTGCCCTCGCTCCACAGCCCCCGGTGGGCTCCCGATGCCGAGCCCGCCCTCCAGACAGCCATCGAGGCGATGACCACCGCCGCGCTCGATATCCTGGCGAAGTGA
- a CDS encoding right-handed parallel beta-helix repeat-containing protein has product MAADLACTIQAGGCSEFIGNGSGYIWIDGRSQPASRYVGKTLCIKPGTYTGIGLYGVVATAAQPAVITNCGGQAVFNSTTGSPVYIGGGSRYLKITGAGNSAHPYGLVAGTSGGNQAHIDLREGVSDVEIGHVEVRGDGNGGVGIAFRTYPQCDGTWSRGKWAQYNTKIHDTYVHDTKYEGMYIGPSHYGWVTANGYTPGYDCGTSRQWEAEVIGLEVVDNRVENIGNDGIQIGAATGGMTVQHNVIRNYGLNQIESHSGGITVNPGSKGLIDSNWIEAAQPYRTQGIVFQGTGGSVITNNVIVGGRWGAMFLRNTAANMEAASTLSTLVFDNNTVVNPAHEGLYFFCSGLGTLTFANNLVAGAPTPYAANGGTTACVKSLTGPNLLTSNLSAAGFVNPAAGDFHLQATSPAVGAGVNLSGVVDFDYDGVARGSGPYDLGAFAWKAPSMN; this is encoded by the coding sequence GTGGCAGCGGACCTGGCTTGTACGATCCAGGCAGGAGGCTGCTCGGAGTTCATCGGCAACGGCTCCGGTTACATCTGGATCGATGGCCGGTCCCAACCCGCCTCCCGCTATGTGGGAAAGACTCTCTGCATCAAGCCGGGGACCTATACGGGGATCGGCCTCTATGGAGTGGTGGCAACGGCGGCGCAGCCGGCGGTGATCACCAATTGCGGCGGGCAGGCCGTCTTCAACTCCACCACCGGCAGTCCGGTCTACATCGGTGGCGGCAGCCGCTACCTGAAGATCACGGGGGCGGGGAACTCGGCCCATCCCTATGGGCTCGTGGCGGGGACCTCGGGCGGCAACCAGGCCCACATCGATCTCCGGGAAGGGGTCTCCGACGTCGAGATCGGCCATGTGGAGGTGCGCGGCGATGGGAACGGCGGAGTGGGGATCGCCTTCCGTACCTACCCGCAGTGTGACGGAACCTGGAGCCGCGGCAAGTGGGCTCAGTACAACACGAAGATCCACGACACCTACGTCCACGACACGAAATACGAGGGGATGTACATCGGCCCCTCCCACTACGGCTGGGTGACGGCCAACGGCTACACCCCGGGCTATGACTGTGGCACCTCCCGGCAGTGGGAGGCCGAGGTGATCGGCCTCGAGGTGGTCGACAACCGGGTGGAGAACATCGGCAACGACGGAATCCAGATCGGCGCGGCGACTGGGGGCATGACCGTCCAGCACAACGTGATCCGCAACTACGGGCTGAACCAGATCGAGAGCCACTCGGGCGGCATCACGGTGAACCCAGGCAGCAAGGGGCTGATCGACTCGAACTGGATCGAGGCGGCCCAGCCCTACCGCACGCAGGGCATCGTCTTCCAGGGAACGGGTGGCTCCGTCATCACCAACAACGTGATCGTCGGAGGCAGGTGGGGCGCGATGTTCCTGCGCAACACCGCCGCGAACATGGAGGCGGCGAGCACGCTCTCGACCCTCGTTTTCGACAACAACACGGTGGTGAACCCGGCGCACGAGGGGCTGTACTTCTTCTGCAGTGGCCTGGGCACGCTCACCTTCGCCAACAACCTGGTGGCGGGCGCGCCCACTCCCTACGCCGCCAACGGGGGGACGACTGCCTGCGTGAAGTCGCTCACGGGACCGAACCTGCTCACCTCCAACCTGAGCGCGGCGGGCTTCGTGAATCCGGCGGCGGGGGACTTCCACCTCCAGGCCACCTCTCCGGCCGTGGGCGCGGGTGTGAACCTGTCGGGCGTGGTCGATTTCGACTACGACGGCGTGGCCCGTGGCTCGGGTCCGTATGACCTGGGGGCGTTCGCGTGGAAGGCTCCGTCCATGAACTAG
- a CDS encoding SHOCT domain-containing protein: MTLFLIGCLLLLGFGVAAFVHPKWGRFFSLRWTTHHLRQHGIPAEATILQLERTLMQINRRHVYDILLDVKLPGRPAYQVWHKSRMLDWNAFIVEPGLRLKVKVDPEDPQRLVVLEPVTPQRPLSIHDLHPGPDRPSDPVKALKDLQSMMDNGLITPDEYARKKAEILARL, from the coding sequence ATGACCCTGTTCCTGATTGGGTGCCTCCTGCTCCTCGGCTTCGGCGTCGCGGCATTCGTCCATCCGAAATGGGGACGTTTCTTCTCTTTGCGCTGGACGACGCATCATCTCCGCCAGCATGGAATACCCGCTGAGGCCACCATCCTCCAGTTGGAGCGCACGTTGATGCAAATCAACAGGAGGCACGTCTACGACATCCTGCTGGACGTGAAGCTGCCGGGCCGCCCCGCGTACCAAGTGTGGCACAAGAGCCGGATGCTTGACTGGAATGCCTTCATCGTGGAGCCCGGCTTGCGCCTCAAAGTGAAGGTCGACCCGGAAGACCCTCAACGGCTCGTCGTCCTGGAGCCCGTCACGCCGCAGAGACCTCTGAGCATCCACGATCTCCATCCGGGCCCGGATCGCCCCTCGGACCCGGTCAAGGCGCTGAAGGACCTTCAGTCGATGATGGACAACGGGCTCATCACGCCGGACGAGTACGCGCGGAAGAAGGCGGAGATTCTCGCGCGCCTCTGA